The genomic interval CCGGTTCGACACCCTGCTGGCGGCCGCCGAGACGGTCTACCCCACCGAGGTTTCGGGCGTCGAGGAGTTCGTCCGGACCTACGCGCTCGGCCGGGTCGAGGACCGCCCGGCGTACCGCGACGGGATGGCCGGGGCGCTCGCGACGCTGGACGAGTACGCGCGGGAGTGGCACGACGCCGACTTCCGGCAGCTCGACGCCGCGACCCGCGAGAAGACGCTCGACCAGATGGGCGTCGACACGGCCGACCCCGACCCGGAGGGGGCCGACCGCCACCGGGTCCGGTACTACGTCGTCAACGAACTGCTGTACGCGCTGTACACCTCGCCGACCGGCGGCGAACTGGTCGGCATCGAGAACCCGCAGGGCCACCCCGGCGGGGCCGAGAGCTACCGACGGGGGCCGGGAGAATGACGCAGGAAATCGACCGCTCGCCCTCGGAGCGCGCCGACGTGTGCGTCGTCGGCGCTGGCCCGGCGGGCGCGCTGGTCGCCCACCGACTCGCGAACGCGGGCCGCGACGTGGTGGTGCTGGAGGCCGGGAAGCGCTTCGACTTCGGGGACCGCGAGCGCCGGATGGAGCGTGCGATTCGCCCGGCCCATGACCACCTCTCGGTCTGGGACATGGGCGGCGAGCGCGACGAGTACACCTCCGCTGGCGAGCGCTTCTACCCCCTCAACAGCGCCCGGGTGAAGGGCGTCGGCGGCACCACCCTCCACTGGCAGGGGATGGTGATGCGGTTCCACGAGTCGGACTTCGAGGAGTGGCCCATCGAGTACGGCGACCTCCAGCCGTACTACGCCGAGGCCGAGGAGGAACTGGGCGTCGCGGGGGCCGACGACAACCCCTACGCGCCACCCCGCGAGGAGCCCTTCCCGATGCCCGCGTTCAAATCCTCCTACAGCGACTCCCTCTTCGCGGAGGCCTGCGAGCGACTCGGCGTGACCATGCACTCGGTCCCCAACGCCCGCAACTCCGAGGGCTACGACGACCGGAGCGCGTGCGTGGGCTACGGCACCTGCAAGCCGGTCTGCCCCTCCGGCGCGAAGTACTCGGCCGACCACCACATCGAGAAGGCCGAGGACGAGGGCGCGCGGGTCATCGACCGCGCGCCCGTCCAGCGCCTCGAACACGACGACGCTGGCGAGCGCGTCACCGCGGCGGTGTACGCCACGCCCGACGGCGAGACCCACCGACAGGAGGCCCGCGAGTTCGTGCTGGCGGCGGGTGGGGTCGAGATTCCCAGACTCCTCCTGCTGTCGGAGTCCGAGGAGTATCCCGACGGCCTCGCCAACTCCTCGGGCGCGGTCGGCCGGTACTTCATGGACCACCTGTTCGGGGGCGCGGGCGGGACCATCGACCGCGAGACCCGCCAGAACCACGTCGGGTTCATCACCAGCGAGTGCCACCAGTTCTACGACGACCCGACCCGGGCCGCGGAAGGCACCGCGGGCGAGATTCCGGAGTGGTCCGGCGACGGCCCGGAACCCGGCCCGCTCAAGCTGGAGTTCCTGAACTACGCCGGGCCGTCGCCCGTCGAGATGGCGCTGTCGGGCGAGGAGTTCGGCGACGACCTGCTCGACGACCTGCGGGAAGGGTACGGCAACTCCATCGCGATGGGCGGGCTCGTCGGCCAGCGCCCCCGGAAGGAGAACCGAATCACCCTAGACCCCTCGACCACCGACGACCACGGCAATCCAGTCCCCGAGATACACTGGCGCGTGGACGACCGCACGGCCGCGAGCCTCAGGCGCGCCAACGAGATACAGCACGCCGTCCTCGACGAACTCGGGGTCGATATCTCGTGGACCGTCGGCCCCGAGGACACCGGCCCGGCGTTCCACCACATGGGCACGACCCGGATGGGAGACGACCCCGAATCCAGCGTGGTGAACTCCCGACTGCGGGCTCACGACCTCCGGAACCTCGCCGTGGCGTCGAGCAGCGTGTTCGTCACGAGCGGGGCGCTCAATCCCACCCTCACCATCGCGGCGCTCGCGCTGAAGGCCGCAGACCACGTCGAAGAACGGTTGTAGGCCGGATATCGCGGGTGGGAAGCAGTTCGGTTCTCACTCCTCGCCCGATTCCT from Halorussus salilacus carries:
- a CDS encoding gluconate 2-dehydrogenase subunit 3 family protein, with the protein product MELTRRDAIVALAASGVAVGTGAYLDGNPFADESTPASESPSDRFDTLLAAAETVYPTEVSGVEEFVRTYALGRVEDRPAYRDGMAGALATLDEYAREWHDADFRQLDAATREKTLDQMGVDTADPDPEGADRHRVRYYVVNELLYALYTSPTGGELVGIENPQGHPGGAESYRRGPGE
- a CDS encoding GMC family oxidoreductase is translated as MTQEIDRSPSERADVCVVGAGPAGALVAHRLANAGRDVVVLEAGKRFDFGDRERRMERAIRPAHDHLSVWDMGGERDEYTSAGERFYPLNSARVKGVGGTTLHWQGMVMRFHESDFEEWPIEYGDLQPYYAEAEEELGVAGADDNPYAPPREEPFPMPAFKSSYSDSLFAEACERLGVTMHSVPNARNSEGYDDRSACVGYGTCKPVCPSGAKYSADHHIEKAEDEGARVIDRAPVQRLEHDDAGERVTAAVYATPDGETHRQEAREFVLAAGGVEIPRLLLLSESEEYPDGLANSSGAVGRYFMDHLFGGAGGTIDRETRQNHVGFITSECHQFYDDPTRAAEGTAGEIPEWSGDGPEPGPLKLEFLNYAGPSPVEMALSGEEFGDDLLDDLREGYGNSIAMGGLVGQRPRKENRITLDPSTTDDHGNPVPEIHWRVDDRTAASLRRANEIQHAVLDELGVDISWTVGPEDTGPAFHHMGTTRMGDDPESSVVNSRLRAHDLRNLAVASSSVFVTSGALNPTLTIAALALKAADHVEERL